A window of Trichoderma atroviride chromosome 3, complete sequence contains these coding sequences:
- a CDS encoding uncharacterized protein (EggNog:ENOG41~CAZy:GT32~TransMembrane:2 (i20-39o302-318i)) — MIKERATIFGDTVEKRARTFFWLTIVSFASAVFLFRHLLYTSWTLAALPAYWPIHRDTFILSQERDNFDVTFSNYSINQVSAAPYEDVVPPILHHIALGKHSTNWRTEWKETVQSCVDMHPGWEANIWTDDKASKFVEEKFPDLKEMWDSYTYPVERIDALRYMLLYEYGGVVLDMDLKCTRALGPLRRFDFVAPEAHPVGFSVGFMMSSKRNQFIGDVVRNLATYNKHWLGLPYATVMFSTGCHYASVIHAFESDRSDLKILPGPLHSLNGRVTTPIFEHLGSSSWHSYDARFITSLGRRLHQIVFFCVGVVLALIVRRRLILRRVWWNFKGDRSFV, encoded by the coding sequence ATGATTAAAGAACGCGCAACGATTTTTGGCGACACTGTCGAAAAAAGAGCCCGGACCTTCTTCTGGTTAACGATTGTGAGCTTCGCGTCGGccgtctttctcttccgcCATCTTCTCTACACATCATGGACGCTGGCCGCCCTTCCCGCCTACTGGCCCATCCATCGCGACACATTCATCCTCTCACAAGAGAGAGATAACTTCGACGTCACATTCTCCAATTACAGCATAAACCAAGTCTCAGCTGCCCCCTACGAAGATGTCGTGCCCCCCATCCTACATCACATCGCCCTCGGCAAACACAGCACGAACTGGAGGACGGAGTGGAAGGAGACGGTCCAGAGCTGCGTCGACATGCACCCAGGCTGGGAGGCAAACATCTGGACTGATGACAAGGCCTCCAAGTTTGTCGAGGAAAAGTTCCCCGACCTCAAGGAGATGTGGGATAGCTACACCTACCCCGTGGAGCGAATTGACGCCCTGCGCTACATGCTTCTGTATGAATACGGCGGCGTTGTCCTCGACATGGATCTCAAGTGCACACGAGCTCTGGGTCCCCTGCGACGATTCGACTTTGTGGCTCCCGAAGCTCATCCCGTCGGCTTCTCCGTTGGCTTCATGATGTCTAGCAAGCGCAACCAATTCATCGGCGACGTTGTCAGAAATCTCGCCACCTACAACAAACACTGGCTGGGCCTCCCTTACGCGACTGTCATGTTCAGCACGGGCTGCCACTATGCCTCGGTCATCCACGCCTTTGAGTCGGATCGCAGCGACCTGAAGATCCTCCCCGGACCGTTGCACAGCCTCAATGGGCGTGTCACAACGCCCATTTTTGAGCACCTCGGCAGCTCATCGTGGCATTCCTACGATGCCCGCTTCATCACATCGCTGGGCCGACGGTTGCACCaaatcgtcttcttctgcgtcGGCGTCGTGCTGGCTCTTATTGTGCGGAGAAGACTGATCCTGCGGAGGGTGTGGTGGAACTTCAAGGGCGATCGCTCATTTGTATAA
- a CDS encoding uncharacterized protein (TransMembrane:1 (i27-49o)): MARKIRDSTIFKTCHWFVGTRSRRRTLLRLAVAILVIPLFLQWLLAYVVGRDARLLPPELLQAKNVLIVTAHPDDECLFFSPAILGVLDRNRAINGGLLVMSTGNNYGLGETRKQELKGSCSALRINPSRCEALDHPSLQDNPKVWWDTDLIKSKVKEYVDKWEVDAIITFDEGGVSGHINHRAVSAAVSEYVAGDEKAPPAYKLVTTAVLRKYTFLFDLPLTALSFSWRIIAAVFYPTEKASSELSSEALIANTWHRYQRTRNAFASHDSQYSWDRHLYMILSRYVWFNDLKRIPAKGMAS; this comes from the exons ATGGCTCGCAAAATCCGCGATTCTACCATCTTCAAGACGTGCCATTGGTTTGTTGGGACGCGCAGCCGGCGTCGCACCTTGCTTCGGCTCGCCGTTGCTATCCTCGTCATCCCTCTGTTCTTACAGTGGCTGCTCGCCTACGTCGTTGGTAGGGATGcgcggctgctgccgccggagctgctgcaggccaagAACGTCTTGATAGTCACGGCCCATCCTGATGACGAGTGCCTGTTCTTCTCGCCTGCCATCCTGGGCGTCCTTGACAGGAACCGGGCCATCAATGGCGGCTTGCTAGTTATGTCAACTG GAAACAACTATGGCCTGGGCGAGACGCGCAAGCAAGAGCTAAAAGGCTCGTGCAGTGCTCTACGCATCAATCCATCGAGATGCGAGGCATTGGACCATCCGAGCCTTCAGGACAACCCCAAGGTGTGGTGGGATACGGATCTCATCAAATCCAAGGTCAAGGAATATGTCGACAAGTGGGAGGTTGACGCC ATCATCACCTTTGACGAGGGCGGTGTGTCTGGACACATCAACCATCGCGCTGTGAGCGCAGCCGTGAG TGAGTACGTGGCCGGTGATGAAAAGGCGCCGCCAGCATACAAGCTTGTCACCACGGCAGTTCTCAGGAAATACACTTTCTTGTTCGACTTGCCGTTGACGGCACTGTCTTTCTCGTGGAGAATCATCGCAGCCGTCTTCTATCCGACTGAGAAAGCAAGCTCCGAGCTTAGCTCCGAGGCGCTAATAGCCAATACCTGGCACCGGTATCAGAGGACGCGTAATGCCTTTGCAAGCCATGACAGCCAGTATTCGTGGGACCGCCACTTGTACATGATTCTCAGTCGATATGTGTGGTTCAACGATCTCAAGAGGATACCGGCCAAGGGAATGGCTTCGTGA